The Benincasa hispida cultivar B227 unplaced genomic scaffold, ASM972705v1 Contig316, whole genome shotgun sequence genome includes a region encoding these proteins:
- the LOC120069331 gene encoding uncharacterized protein LOC120069331 codes for MDLAPEELQFLTIPDIISESIVIPKRSPKTFYLITLTLIFPLSFAILAHSLFTHPLLVQLQNPFADPIQTRHRWTKLLSFQFCYLIFLFAFSLLSTAAVVFTVASLYTSKPVSYSSTLSAIPKVFKRLFVTFLWVSLLMIIYNFIFLAFLVLLILAIHTQNYFLFFFSIIVIFILFLVVHVYITALWHLASVVSVLEPIYGFAAMKKSYELLKGKTRFAGVLVFAYLAICATISVIFGAVVVHGGDGYGVFVRIVVGGFLVGVLVIVNLVGLLVQSLFYYVCKSFHHQGIDKLALHDHLGGYLGEYVPLKSSIQMDNLDA; via the coding sequence ATGGATCTAGCCCCGGAAGAGCTTCAATTCTTAACCATTCCTGACATTATCAGTGAATCCATCGTCATCCCCAAACGCTCCCCCAAAACCTTCTATCTCATCACGCTCACCCTCATCTTCCCCCTTTCTTTCGCCATTTTAGCTCACTCCCTCTTCACCCACCCCCTTCTTGTCCAGCTCCAAAACCCTTTCGCTGATCCCATTCAAACCCGCCATAGATGGACCAAGCTCCTCTCCTTTCAATTCTGCTACCTTATCTTTCTCTTCGCTTTCTCTCTTCTCTCCACCGCCGCTGTGGTCTTCACCGTCGCCTCTCTCTACACTTCCAAACCCGTCTCCTATTCCTCCACTCTCTCCGCCATTCCCAAAGTCTTCAAACGCCTCTTCGTCACTTTCCTCTGGGTTTCTCTCCTTATGATTATCTATAACTTCATCTTTCTCGCCTTCTTGGTACTCCTCATCCTTGCAATTCATACCCAGAACtatttcttgttcttcttttctATTATTGTAATCTTCATCCTGTTTCTAGTTGTGCATGTTTACATCACCGCCTTATGGCATTTGGCTAGCGTTGTGTCGGTGCTTGAACCGATTTATGGATTTGCTGCTATGAAAAAGAGCTACGAATTGCTCAAGGGAAAGACCCGATTTGCGGGTGTGCTTGTATTTGCTTATTTAGCCATTTGTGCTACAATTAGTGTCATATTTGGGGCTGTGGTCGTGCACGGTGGGGATGGATATGGGGTTTTTGTACGGATTGTTGTTGGTGGCTTCTTGGTTGGCGTTTTGGTGATTGTGAATTTGGTGGGATTGCTTGTTCAGAGTCTGTTTTACTATGTCTGCAAGAGCTTCCATCATCAAGGAATTGACAAGCTGGCTTTACATGATCATTTGGGTGGATATCTTggtgagtatgtacctcttaaAAGTAGCATTCAGATGGATAATTTAGATGCATGA